Proteins from a genomic interval of Marmoricola sp. OAE513:
- a CDS encoding HAMP domain-containing sensor histidine kinase, producing the protein MSNGDKTTGSAWTGLHYRRSLASRVTLLTTVAVGFAVSVVAFAAYATVRTQTINSLDESLRSRANQAASRDTLDVLAEQRIPSWALGAADVKIIFINASTNPAFLQSADTSDTFGLGRTEIRVARGLEEDSARTVYAAGERWRVVAVNAGEDQALVLAQSLESTDRMLDRLGLVMLLFGIAGMIIAGLAGWAVARNGLRPVRRLTASVEAIARTQRLEPIPIEGSDEVARLASAFNEMLRALAASQHRQRQLVADAGHELRTPLTSLRTNLDLLVQADAQAGLSAESRAELLDDVRGQINEMTTLIGDLVELAREEPVTPTVEPVELTAVVQQAITRVRRRADIEFNVRMAPWWVTGDADALERAVTNLLDNAAKWSPAGGTVTVTLHEGTLMVGDEGPGIALQDLPHVFERFYRSTESRSMPGSGLGLSIVRSVAERHGGIVRAGTGPGGGAGFWFSVPGSSVPPTDNDREVLVGS; encoded by the coding sequence GTGAGCAACGGCGACAAGACCACGGGCAGCGCCTGGACCGGCCTGCACTACCGGCGCTCGCTGGCCAGCAGGGTCACGTTGCTGACCACGGTCGCCGTGGGCTTCGCGGTCAGCGTGGTGGCGTTCGCGGCGTACGCGACCGTGCGCACGCAGACGATCAATTCGCTCGACGAGTCGCTGCGCTCACGGGCCAACCAGGCGGCTTCGCGCGACACCCTCGACGTGCTCGCCGAGCAGCGGATCCCGTCCTGGGCGCTCGGCGCCGCCGACGTGAAGATCATCTTCATCAACGCGAGCACCAACCCGGCGTTCCTGCAGAGCGCGGACACCAGCGACACCTTCGGCCTGGGCCGCACCGAGATCCGCGTCGCCCGCGGCCTGGAGGAGGACTCCGCGCGAACCGTGTACGCCGCGGGCGAGCGCTGGCGGGTGGTCGCGGTGAACGCCGGCGAGGACCAGGCCCTCGTGCTGGCGCAGTCGTTGGAGTCGACCGACCGGATGCTCGACCGGCTGGGTCTGGTGATGCTGCTCTTCGGCATCGCCGGCATGATCATCGCCGGCCTCGCCGGCTGGGCGGTGGCCCGCAACGGTCTGCGGCCCGTACGACGCCTGACCGCCTCCGTCGAGGCGATCGCGCGCACCCAGCGTCTCGAGCCGATCCCGATCGAGGGCAGCGACGAGGTCGCCCGGTTGGCGTCTGCCTTCAACGAGATGCTGCGCGCGCTCGCGGCTTCGCAGCACCGGCAACGACAGCTGGTCGCCGACGCCGGTCACGAGCTGCGGACGCCGCTGACGTCGCTGCGGACCAACCTCGACCTGCTGGTGCAGGCTGACGCGCAGGCAGGACTGTCGGCGGAGAGCCGGGCCGAGCTGCTCGACGACGTGCGTGGCCAGATCAACGAGATGACCACGCTCATCGGCGACCTCGTCGAGCTCGCCCGCGAGGAACCGGTCACCCCGACGGTCGAACCGGTCGAGCTCACCGCGGTGGTCCAGCAGGCGATCACCCGGGTACGCCGCCGCGCCGACATCGAATTCAACGTCCGGATGGCGCCCTGGTGGGTGACCGGCGACGCCGACGCGCTGGAGCGTGCGGTCACCAACCTGCTCGACAACGCGGCGAAGTGGAGCCCCGCCGGCGGGACCGTCACGGTCACGCTGCACGAGGGCACCCTCATGGTCGGCGACGAGGGCCCCGGCATCGCTCTGCAGGACCTGCCGCACGTCTTCGAACGCTTCTACCGCTCGACCGAGTCGCGCTCGATGCCCGGCTCGGGACTGGGTCTGTCGATCGTCCGGTCGGTGGCCGAACGGCACGGCGGCATCGTCCGCGCTGGCACCGGGCCGGGCGGCGGAGCCGGGTTCTGGTTCAGCGTCCCGGGCAGCTCGGTGCCCCCCACTGACAACGACCGGGAAGTCTTGGTCGGGTCGTAG
- a CDS encoding response regulator transcription factor, with amino-acid sequence MSTDAKPHVLVVDDDRAVRESLRRSLEFNGYTVSMAADGAEALAGISSINPDAVVMDVMMPRLDGIETTKALRSVGNHVPILVLTARDAVGDRVEGLDAGADDYLTKPFALDELLARLRALLRRVSTETTEPDERLEFADLTMDLASREVVRGGRSMTLTRTEFTLLELFLRRPRRVLERSFILEEVWGFDFPTTANSLEVYIGYLRRKTEAENEPRLLHTVRGVGYVLREEPT; translated from the coding sequence GTGAGTACTGACGCGAAGCCGCACGTCCTCGTCGTCGACGACGACCGCGCGGTCCGGGAGTCCCTGCGACGCTCGTTGGAGTTCAACGGCTACACCGTCTCGATGGCAGCCGACGGTGCCGAAGCGCTCGCCGGCATCAGCAGCATCAACCCGGACGCCGTCGTGATGGACGTGATGATGCCGCGGCTCGACGGCATCGAGACCACCAAAGCCCTGCGCTCGGTCGGCAACCACGTCCCGATCCTCGTGCTCACCGCCCGCGACGCCGTCGGCGACCGGGTCGAGGGCTTGGACGCCGGAGCTGACGACTACCTGACCAAGCCGTTCGCGCTCGACGAGCTGCTCGCGCGCCTGCGGGCGCTGCTCCGACGCGTCTCCACCGAGACCACCGAGCCCGACGAGCGCCTCGAGTTCGCGGACCTGACGATGGACCTGGCCTCGCGCGAGGTCGTCCGCGGCGGACGCTCGATGACCCTGACCCGGACCGAGTTCACCCTGCTCGAGCTGTTCCTGCGCCGACCGCGCCGCGTCCTCGAGCGCTCCTTCATCCTCGAGGAGGTCTGGGGTTTCGACTTCCCGACCACCGCGAACAGCCTCGAGGTCTACATCGGCTACCTGCGCCGCAAGACCGAGGCGGAGAACGAGCCGCGTCTCCTGCACACGGTGCGCGGGGTCGGCTACGTCCTGCGTGAAGAACCGACGTGA
- a CDS encoding fructosamine kinase family protein, whose product MTRMRTVAERAEQLLGAAVVSTSPVAGGDTCTSTRLRLSDGRSALMKTRAHAPVGFFESEARSLEWLAEAGAAPVAEVLGVQEDCLILGWIEPTRPSPEAATEFGRALAALHSSVVAEFGAEADGFIGVLPLPNKPAPTWPEFFAVRRILPYLRLCTDRGQISPEDAKAVDGVVRRIVDLAGPSEEPVRLHGDLWSGNLVWNVERHAVLIDPCAYGGHRETDLAMLALFGMPQQARVLAAYEEANPLADGWQERQPLHQLFPLLVHAALFGGRYGGLAGDAARKLL is encoded by the coding sequence ATGACCCGGATGAGGACGGTCGCAGAGCGCGCCGAGCAGCTGCTCGGAGCCGCGGTCGTGTCCACCTCCCCGGTCGCCGGCGGCGACACCTGTACGTCGACACGCCTCCGCCTGAGCGACGGCCGCTCGGCCCTGATGAAGACCCGGGCGCACGCACCCGTCGGCTTCTTCGAGTCCGAGGCCCGCAGCCTGGAGTGGCTGGCCGAGGCCGGGGCCGCTCCGGTTGCTGAGGTGCTCGGCGTCCAGGAGGACTGCCTGATCCTCGGCTGGATCGAGCCGACCAGGCCGTCCCCGGAGGCGGCGACCGAGTTCGGACGTGCGCTCGCCGCCCTGCACTCCTCAGTGGTCGCAGAGTTCGGCGCCGAGGCCGACGGCTTCATCGGCGTGCTGCCGCTGCCCAACAAGCCGGCCCCGACGTGGCCGGAGTTCTTCGCCGTCCGCCGGATCCTGCCGTACCTGCGGCTGTGCACCGACCGCGGCCAGATCTCTCCGGAGGACGCGAAAGCCGTCGACGGCGTCGTCCGCCGGATCGTCGACCTCGCCGGCCCGAGCGAGGAGCCGGTGCGCCTCCACGGCGACCTCTGGTCCGGCAACCTCGTCTGGAACGTCGAGCGGCACGCGGTGCTCATCGACCCGTGCGCGTACGGCGGTCACCGCGAGACCGACCTCGCCATGCTCGCGCTCTTCGGGATGCCCCAGCAGGCGCGCGTGCTGGCGGCGTACGAGGAGGCGAACCCGCTGGCCGACGGCTGGCAGGAGCGGCAACCGCTGCACCAGCTGTTCCCGCTGCTCGTCCACGCGGCCCTGTTCGGCGGCCGGTACGGCGGGCTGGCCGGCGACGCCGCGCGCAAGCTCCTCTGA
- a CDS encoding low molecular weight protein-tyrosine-phosphatase, whose product MKIAVVCLGNICRSPTADVVLNARLAEAGLDDRVTVESCGTGGWHVGEPMDSRTAAVLTDAGYDASRHRARQFGPSWFDHDLILVMDSSNEADVLDQLPTGLHDRVHLFREWDPEVVPGGAVPDVPDPWYGGTQGFREVLATVERTSDALVAELEARLGD is encoded by the coding sequence TTGAAGATCGCCGTCGTCTGCCTCGGCAACATCTGCCGCTCCCCCACCGCCGACGTCGTCCTGAACGCTCGCCTCGCCGAGGCCGGGCTCGACGACCGGGTCACCGTCGAGAGCTGCGGCACCGGTGGCTGGCACGTCGGCGAACCGATGGATTCCCGGACCGCCGCCGTGCTCACCGATGCCGGGTACGACGCGAGCCGGCACCGGGCGCGGCAGTTCGGGCCGTCGTGGTTCGACCACGACCTGATCCTGGTGATGGACTCCAGCAACGAGGCGGACGTCCTCGACCAGCTGCCGACCGGGCTCCACGACCGGGTGCACCTGTTCCGCGAGTGGGATCCCGAGGTCGTTCCGGGCGGCGCGGTGCCCGACGTGCCGGATCCCTGGTACGGCGGTACCCAGGGCTTCCGCGAGGTCCTCGCGACGGTGGAGCGGACCTCCGACGCACTGGTCGCCGAGCTCGAAGCCCGCCTGGGCGACTGA
- a CDS encoding phage holin family protein — MTKFVIWLIANALAVGAAVWLFDGISLAGADTDTDKIVSLVIVGAIFGAITGFVRPVVNLLALPLIVLTLGLMLFVTNGLMLLLTSKVADTFGLHFHVDGFWTAVFGAIVISIAGVIVNAILPETS; from the coding sequence ATGACGAAGTTCGTGATCTGGCTCATCGCCAACGCCCTCGCCGTCGGTGCGGCCGTCTGGCTCTTCGACGGGATCAGCCTCGCCGGGGCGGACACCGACACCGACAAGATCGTCTCCCTGGTCATCGTCGGCGCGATCTTCGGAGCGATCACCGGGTTCGTGCGCCCGGTCGTCAACCTGCTCGCCCTGCCCTTGATCGTGCTCACCCTGGGCCTGATGCTGTTCGTGACCAACGGGCTGATGCTGCTCCTGACCAGCAAGGTCGCCGACACCTTCGGGCTGCACTTCCACGTGGACGGCTTCTGGACCGCGGTCTTCGGCGCCATCGTGATCTCGATCGCCGGCGTCATCGTGAACGCGATCCTCCCCGAGACCAGCTGA
- a CDS encoding EamA family transporter has protein sequence MTRRSPTLGVGLVVLGATLFTVNAGVSRVALRAGVDAAMLTSIRATFTFLILLVVALVFRRSSLQRPTGRLLVLVLAHGLVGVAALQWTYFVAIDRLPVGMALLLEYQAPILVALYARVVLREQVSRSLWVGLVLAVGGLAAATEVWQGAKFDGLGVLAGLAAAACFAAYFVIGETAMSGDGPRLEPLQLILWSFGVATVALNVVVPLTGFDTGSLGDRVSLLGRLDGGHLPLWVVLGWVVVMGTVIPFFAELFALGFVRATTVTVIAMLEPIGVSALGWAWFGESLGVVAVIGCVAVVAGILVAQAARNADPEHVHEAPPALT, from the coding sequence GTGACCCGTCGCAGCCCCACTCTCGGAGTCGGGCTGGTCGTCCTCGGGGCGACGCTGTTCACGGTCAACGCGGGCGTCTCGCGGGTGGCCCTGCGTGCCGGTGTCGACGCCGCGATGCTGACCTCGATCCGGGCGACCTTCACCTTCCTGATCCTGCTCGTCGTCGCCCTGGTGTTCCGCCGCAGCTCGCTGCAGCGTCCTACCGGCCGACTGCTCGTCCTCGTCCTCGCGCACGGCCTGGTCGGGGTCGCCGCACTGCAGTGGACCTACTTCGTGGCCATCGACCGGTTGCCCGTCGGGATGGCTCTGCTGCTCGAGTACCAGGCACCGATCCTCGTCGCGCTGTACGCGCGGGTGGTCCTGCGCGAGCAGGTCAGCAGGTCGCTCTGGGTGGGTCTCGTGCTCGCGGTCGGCGGTCTGGCCGCAGCGACGGAGGTCTGGCAGGGAGCAAAGTTCGACGGGCTCGGCGTGCTCGCCGGGCTCGCGGCTGCGGCGTGCTTCGCGGCGTACTTCGTGATCGGCGAGACGGCGATGTCCGGCGACGGCCCGAGGCTCGAGCCGCTCCAGCTGATCCTGTGGTCGTTCGGTGTCGCCACGGTCGCGCTCAACGTGGTCGTGCCGCTGACCGGGTTCGACACCGGCTCGCTGGGCGACCGGGTCTCGCTGCTCGGTCGTCTCGACGGCGGGCACCTGCCGTTGTGGGTGGTGCTGGGGTGGGTCGTGGTGATGGGCACGGTCATCCCGTTCTTCGCCGAGCTGTTCGCCCTCGGGTTCGTGCGGGCCACGACCGTCACGGTGATCGCGATGCTGGAGCCGATCGGCGTCTCCGCGCTCGGCTGGGCCTGGTTCGGGGAGTCCCTCGGCGTGGTCGCGGTCATCGGCTGCGTCGCCGTCGTGGCCGGCATCCTGGTCGCGCAGGCCGCCCGCAACGCCGACCCGGAGCACGTCCACGAAGCACCGCCGGCACTGACCTGA
- a CDS encoding response regulator: MTSEMVQTDTLRVVIVDDTADLRELLRFALIRGGMTVVGEAGDGQAGIEMVRETVPDIVLLDLSMPVMDGLEALPHIRALAPEARIIVLSGFEAAQMAERAMATGADGYLQKGTSLGRILDTIRDIVDGRPIGPVPVDTSTRISLAPTTSRPRVAPAPVVEPSALDALSLAPFGVIEVRAEPPYRLVSINEAARAIIDAEARVGEPLHSINPEIAAAIVNTRLTGDVEFEATLHDSPIQVTLRHSATSLLLYLQEIGEALGQVRNAIATTAHEIRGPVAVLCAITETLLEDDLEQVHVDRMLHSISRQARLLDGITGDLLVAAQVQRGTLRIDSQDIDPAVVVEAVIEDQPLHTSLVEVSDRRWIRADPLRLQQMLGNLISNAHKYGEPPVRIRIRPSTEHDCLVCIDVEDQGSGVPEEFRPHLFREFSRAGGTAKVGTGLGLHVVQTLAQGQGGLISYAPGRSGGSVFTLSLPEALHRNDER; the protein is encoded by the coding sequence CACCGCCGACCTCCGCGAGCTGCTGCGCTTCGCCCTGATCCGGGGCGGCATGACCGTGGTCGGCGAGGCCGGCGACGGCCAGGCCGGCATCGAGATGGTTCGCGAGACCGTCCCGGACATCGTGCTGCTCGACCTCTCGATGCCGGTGATGGACGGGCTCGAGGCGTTGCCGCACATCCGCGCGCTCGCCCCGGAGGCACGCATCATCGTGCTGTCGGGCTTCGAGGCCGCGCAGATGGCCGAGCGCGCCATGGCGACCGGTGCCGACGGCTACCTGCAGAAGGGCACCTCGCTGGGGCGCATCCTCGACACCATCCGCGACATCGTCGACGGCCGCCCGATCGGGCCAGTCCCCGTCGACACCTCGACGCGCATCTCGTTGGCGCCCACGACGTCGCGGCCCCGTGTCGCGCCGGCGCCGGTGGTCGAGCCGTCCGCGCTGGACGCCTTGTCCCTGGCACCGTTCGGTGTCATCGAGGTACGCGCTGAGCCGCCGTACCGGCTGGTCTCCATCAACGAGGCCGCCCGCGCGATCATCGACGCCGAGGCCCGGGTCGGCGAACCCCTGCACAGCATCAACCCGGAGATCGCCGCTGCGATCGTCAACACCAGGCTGACCGGTGACGTCGAGTTCGAGGCGACCCTGCACGACAGCCCGATCCAGGTCACCCTGCGGCACAGCGCGACGTCGCTGCTGCTCTACCTCCAGGAGATCGGCGAGGCGCTCGGTCAGGTGCGCAACGCGATCGCCACGACCGCGCACGAGATCCGCGGTCCGGTCGCCGTGCTCTGCGCGATCACCGAGACGCTCCTCGAGGACGACCTCGAGCAGGTGCACGTCGACCGCATGCTGCACTCGATCTCACGGCAGGCCCGCCTGCTCGACGGCATCACGGGCGACCTGCTGGTGGCCGCCCAGGTCCAGCGCGGCACCTTGCGCATCGACAGCCAGGACATCGACCCGGCCGTCGTCGTCGAGGCGGTGATCGAGGACCAGCCGCTGCACACCTCCCTCGTCGAGGTCAGCGATCGGCGCTGGATCCGCGCCGACCCGCTGCGGCTCCAGCAGATGCTCGGCAACCTCATCTCCAACGCCCACAAGTACGGCGAGCCACCGGTCCGCATCCGGATCCGGCCGAGCACCGAGCACGACTGCCTGGTCTGCATCGACGTCGAGGACCAGGGCAGCGGCGTGCCGGAGGAGTTCCGGCCGCACCTGTTCCGCGAGTTCTCCCGTGCCGGTGGCACCGCCAAGGTCGGCACCGGCCTGGGCCTGCACGTCGTGCAGACGCTCGCGCAGGGGCAGGGCGGACTGATCTCCTACGCACCCGGGCGCAGCGGCGGGTCGGTCTTCACGCTGAGCCTCCCCGAGGCGCTGCACCGCAACGACGAGCGCTGA